AGTTCTTTGCAGTCAAACGTTTGTGCACATCTGAAAGTCTTTCCAAACCTGCAGGGAAGTGCTCGCTATCAGCCCAGCTTATGcagaacaaaaaaaacaacctggAAATGCTTTTTGAAAAAAggacagctttttttttttacctcagcCCACTCAAAATCCGATTGAACAGCATGAAAAAGGAAATGTGAATGATATTTCTGCCACAAACAGGAGCAACAGAAAATAGTTTGCTGTGTAATTGTGTCCAGGGTCACCATTCAATAGCAGCATTCAAGCCTGGCATCTGAAAATGACATGTTGGGCTGAAAGCGTCGTAAGACAGGGCGCAAAAAGATTTTATAAAtaacactgaaatgaattgCAATGAAACATAATACTCAGCAATCAATAGTATTACAGATTGAATCTAACAATTATTGATTAACCATGGTAGAAAGATTTCAATACCGAAATCAGTTTGTAAATGCCCATTACCTTAAACTTCTGTGTCTATAATGCATGACAGATGAATACTGAGTACTGACTTCTGAAAACATGTAAGGAAATCACTGATATTCCCTCAGTAGTGGACCATGTCTGGCATTACCCTTAAATAACTTAGAATGTCGGTAGTGCAGTTTCCAATAGCCATGACTATGCCAGGATTAATTCGTGCCAGGGACACCAGACCTTAGTATTATAAAACTAATAACTGGAGACTGAAAAAGGTATTTGAAGGAAGTACTaataattttgttttattttttatttataaatctaTGTTACAGTGCCTGCATGTAAACGTTTACCTTCCATGACGTAAACGAGAGATCCCACATCGCCCTCTTTAATAATGCAACTCTCCTTGTCATACTCCACAGGGTACATGCAGTCCACGATCTCCTGGATCTGAGAAATCTCCAGGTTCTTCATGAAGTCATTGTCCAGAATAGCCTCCTTGATTAACTCCTTGGACCTGTAGATGAAAAAGGTCTTAAGTGCTGGAAACACACCAAGTATatcattatataattatatattattgttgtGGTTATAGATGTTGATAACAACAATATAATTAATACATGAGAAATAAggaatataataaataatagaaATACATACAAAGACAATAGAGTACATTTACATCGAGGAAAAAACAAATGCAACCCTTATGGTTTAGCGCAGCACATATGGTCCCTCTGATGATATTCAAGCCTTCTTCTCAGACAACCAGCAACACAGCTCATGGCACAGATCCTCAGAAAGGAGGCTCTCATTCAAAAGACACTAAAAGCGGCTCTGTGCAGCAGATTCAGACCGAAACCGTCTCAAGGCTGGGAGACAAGCTGACCAAAGTGGCCGTTTAAGGGAGAGCCATCACCCTAGACTGTGAATGCACTCAGAGAGGCCAGTGGCAACACCGCAATGTTTCTGACCACGCTGCCGATTCTGTTGGGCATAAGAGGCCTTCCCATTACCACGGCCGAACGTCATTCAGAAGCACCATTTAGGAAGCTGTTATTCCTGTCCATGCTACGGCTGACTTTAATTATCTTATTACACTGATAACGCAGGCGAGAGACATTCTGTCTCCTTGAGAGGAATCAAACCACTCTCCTTCCATGGTAAGGAACGAGTAAACTTGTCACCccatggtgggtgtgtggtgtgtgggtaagTCCTACATCCCTCACATTAGGATATTTCCACCCTCATACTGGGCATCAGTGCGTGCTGAACGGTACAGATGAGAGGGAAATGTTCCAAGACACAAGGCTAAGTGCTCTtgtgtctctctttccctttttgtttttattttttaatttttttatgacCTCAAGCTGAACTTTACACCATCAATGCAAAATTAGAAAAGCCACCATGTGTTAACTGTCAACGCTGAACTGCAGTTCTCCAACCACAGATCTAATGAATAGGCCAGTAATGAGTCTGTTCGTGTCATACCTCAGCCTGCAGTGCCAGTGAAGCACAGTGTGATTTCATACAAATTTCCATGAGATATACTCATAATAAAGATGTGATTAAGACAACATACAATTGACTAAAAGGATGATAATCGCACCTTTGTAGACCGATTGTGTTACCTTAAAATGATATTTTAAGCCCAGCAGTTCCTTTGCTAATATAAGTAGGTGAATTTGAAATATGAAATGCATTACCCTCCAGTTGTTCTAGATAAAGATCACATTCAAACAACCTGCTGTTTCCTCACAGAGATGTGCAAATAACAACAGGAGCCATGAAAAGAAGATCAAATCCAAAGGACAAGGATTCATGAAGAGCTTCCTCTAGAACCTTATATAGGGCCACTGTGCGACAAGAATTTAATCACATTTTCACTTTCATTGAGCCACTGCACTGGGGGCCACTCCAGTGTCTCTGCTGGTGGTATTACAACATCTCATCTACAGTTTCCAGCATGGATCTGAAAGGTTTTAAAGCAAATCTGTTTGAGTCACCTGTAATAGTTCTCACTACGCAGCAAAGTAAGTTCTAGTAATAAATATAGTACCAAGTCAATACTCTTTTGTGGATGTTGAGGACTGCTGTGACCTCCTGTTCATTAGTGAGATCAGAAAGGCCATCACAGCTGAGTGTCAAAGTTCCTCTTTGAGCCGTCAACCACAGGTGACAGCTAGCATTTCACGACCAGCTCCCTCCAAGGGTGTCCAAACCACACACTGCTTTGAAGGGGGGGTCACCATGGTGACAACAAATGAAATGCCACCTTTTGTCAGGCTTCACAAATTGAATCTCTGAGTCTCTGATATGAGGGACAACAGGCTGGCAGGACTTAGAGGAATGTTGGTGTGATATTTAGCCAGATGGAGCTTGGCTTTGTTAAGCTTTGTTAAGACAAGCTGAATTTTCTCAAGACAATCTGGCATACAGTGTAGGTCAGGACTCTTGTTGTAGTGCGTGTTGCAAGTGTCCTCAGCCAGGTCGTTACCTCTCTCCCAGTCCATGGTTTACAGTGTGTTTCTTAGCCCCCCCAAcctacccccaccccacactctTTTGTTTAAAAAGATTTATGTCTTCGAGGCCTTGGAGACCAACGCCGCACAACTGCCTTAAAAGGATAAAGTATGCTCATGCTGATGGATACATTCCGGGAAAAAGGAGCCTTCATGGGGGCCTTGCGCAGAATATGTGCAGTTAATATTCATTTGCAAAACCTCAATGCAAGCCATTCTTTTTGCTGCCGTTTGAATAGCGTGTTGCTGAAAGTCAGCAGAAGGACATTTTACAGTCCATTGACAAACAGAAATGGAGGAAATATATGAAAAGTTCAGCATGTGACAACACCCTGAGGTACTTTGAGAAGTCTGTCTGGGACAAACAGTCGTCTCTGAAATGCTTAACAGTTCTGCCCTGTGTGTAGCAGTTGAACGCTCTGACGTTAGCCAAAGAACATATTTTGACAGCTTTCAACCCACATGGTTTTAAAAATAGTTTCTAAGACAGACCATGGCTGGACATACAACAACCTGTATGAGGACCGCTATGTAGAAATAGAAGCCCAGTGACAACTGAACAGTACCAGTTACCATACAGACATCTAAAGCCCTCACTCTGGATACAAGCACTGCTAAATGCCagtaatgtaaaaatgtaaatatacaaTAAAGTCATGCATACATGTGCCTATTGCTATATATAGTACATTTTATAACATGGACATCCCCCATGTCTTCCGAAGTAAACTACATTAACCAATGAAATCTCTTAAGAGCAGAAGATCCAATACATTTCTGTTAGTAACAAAGTAGCGTCATCTTCTACCACATCATGACAGCACCAGTTTCTGCACATTCAAGTCCTCACTCTAGACTGAGAATTCCCTTCCTCTATGCAGTACCCTAGCTGTGTGGGTACCTTGTAATAATACAGACTCTTGTCAACTTTTGTCAAATTAATATGGCTAATATTTGCTTTCTTTTCACCATCCGTATTCACAACCTGGAGAATGAATGGAAATACAGAAGTAAATACAGAATACTTgtgatgcacacacatgcaggcaaaAAGTATAATTCTctaggcaacacacacacacatacacacacacacacacagaacagggagtgagaaggtgagagagacagacagacacagagactgagacagagatggagagaacaaagatggtggaatgaggaaAGCACAGGTGGAAACCAGTAAAACTGTTCCAGGAAAAGGGACTCCCTTCCAGTGTAAAAACACTCCTCACATTTTATTCTGAATATACTCTAGGTAAAAGTTTCCCAGGGAAAATTGTTTCAATATTTACCAATTTATTGAAAAGGCCACtttttaattaatcaaaaaGGCTAGGATTATGTTCCATGGACAGTTATCCATGATGATACAGTACCATAGAGAGTCTATCACATGAGGTGGCACTTAAGACCTGTGTTTAGACATTCATTCTGGGTTGACTGTGCTACTTAGCCATGAGCAGAAGCAACAAGTGTGAGTAAGATACGTGCTGGTATCAGTGCTTTAAGGGCTACCCCATGCTTCGTCGTGTTATGTAAAGGTGTGCTATCCACACTGGGTCACAATCGCTAGCAATGACTGTCAAGTATGCTGCTACTATCCAGTGACCAAGTGTGGAAAGACTACAGAATTAGTGATATGTAAAAGAATGTTTTGATTTTTTGTACCATGCCAATCTCTCTAAACTCCTTCAGGCATGTTAACACGCCAACTAATTAAATCTCTGTAATATTAGTAAGAATTGTGCTGCTATAATAACTTGTGCATTGCCATTTATTAAGTGTCACATTGGAGACCTATGTCGAAACgacaaaatataaatatacacatcTGGAAACCTACTGTGGGCTCTTTGGGTAGAAAGGAAGGGTAACTTGGTTAAGATCCTGGATGTCTAGGGCTGTGGGCTCAGCTGATATCGCCTGCCTCTTGGTCCGGTGATGCTCTTGTAGCACGCTATGCGTGTGGACTTGTTGAGTTGCCGGTCTTATTACCGAACGGTATTTGTCCAACTCGTTCTGAAGCTTTTGGATCAGCTCGTCTTTTTGGTCCAGTTCTAACTCCAGCTCGTCGATAAGCGCGTCCCTCTGTCTTAATTCCTCAATCTTTTCTTGTAACGCATACTGAAGATCACGCAAAGTACCCATACCTCAGCGGAGACGGATCGCAACGTCGCGACAAACTTACAGAACAATTAGTCATGAAATGAACAGAGATCGTGTTTGTCCCAGTCCTCCGGATGGTGCGGGTAAATAAAGCCGCAAAGCCTAACCCACTTACTGTTGGCCAAACAAGAAAAttattaaaacaaataaacaaaaaaagccTCAAGCGCATACGAATTTCTGACACATCACAGCCGGAAAGCGAAGTTTTTACAGAGGACGCATTTTCTTCTCCAGAGACGCCAGTCAGCGCTGAGTGTGTGGCGCGCCTGCAGGATGCCAGACCAGTCGCTCCTCGCCGTGGGAGTAAGAAGTTCGCGGCTCTCCTCCGCGCGGGGAGCAGCCAATGGCAGCGCATCAGCGCACACCTTCACATTGGTCAACCACTCAGAGCGCTCAAGCGGTTTAACCTGCCAGAAAACCTGTTAGAATTCATATCCTCCTTACATCTCTTCTCGCAGCAGCTGCTAAAAATCCTGAAGTTGGCACTGTGCAGCAACTGGCTGTTATAGGAAGCCTATTAATTACAAAGGCTATAGATTTGTTGTCTTGCTTTGtgtttctgggtttttttttctgaaatacCTTCATTATGTTATTCTAGGACTTAAACTCTCTTATATGAGTTTTATACTCTACCAGAACTAATATGAATGGCGAGGAAGGCCAAATAGTATTTTGCGAGCACTCTGATTATATAGATTGGGTTTGATATGTTGCTTACTGATTAGTGTTAATTAAAGTGTCAAAACATGATGTAATGTGACATACAGTTCAATACTTCTACACTACATatggcaaaaaaaaatttcttccaAAGACTACTTCTTGTGATAAATCAGTGTTGTAAAAAGTACTAAGTTACCTATTAGCGTACGATGCTAAATCAGGGCAAGTAATTCGAAAAAAGGACCAAATGCTCCCTCTTGTGGTAAGACTGCAGAATTACAGCTCCAACCTACTGAGATCATTAGTAGAGGGCAGTTAAATACTGTTTACCTTCAAACCAACTAAACCAAATCCAATGTAGAGTAGATTAATCTTGTTCAAAATGTCCACattaaaacttttatttttcCCACGCCTCATTTTCACAAAAGGTGAATTCGAATTTATTCTATTTGTCCTTTCGAACAGATCCAATTAAGGGGCCCTGTCGTCTTCGCCAAAGAGTTACAAGATACGGGGGAGCGGGTGGACATCAAAGCGCCCGAGTGAGCGTGAGGAGCAAGAGACATGATGCTAATGCGGGAGAGACGACGCGTAAGCCAGTCGGGGGCACGAGGCACGGAGAACCAAGAGCCTTTTATCTGTCCGAGCAAGATAACACACTTTCCATGCTCAAGTGTTTTTCAAGGAGGTTGTTGATTATATAGTGAGTTCTAAATTAGACCAAGCAAGCCAGGTGTGGGAGGCTGAGTTTGTCAAAGCACAGGATTAGATATTCATAGATATGCAAGCATGACTCTTTTCCCCAGGGCAAAGTATGTGTTTACATGTGAAATTGTATTATTTATACTTATTAAGAATACAAACCCAAATGACATTTGAACTTTATTTATGATGTCTTTTACTGGGGACGCCGCATGTAAAGAAAGCTAAGCTGTTCAATCTACAATTTAGATTTTCACTATCATGGTATTTTAGCGGCATCTAGTGGAAGAAATGTTAACGTTTATaagttcatatatatatatgatgaggaaggtgagggagagatagaggagagatgaggaaggTGAAGGCAACAGTAGCATTTCGGAGCACAAAGTGGGAGAAAACCCCCTACATCTACATGCGCTAATAACCTTTTAATGTATCACGTGCATTATTTTCATAATACATAATATTCAATACCATAGCCATGCCTTTGAcaagctatttttaaaacacaaTGAAAGTGACATGAGACAAGATTTTTATCAACTGAAAGTAAAACCTGGAAAATTGCATGTCTGCGTGCGCCCTAAATGTCACTGTAAGTTCCtgtgaaataaaatattttgtaaTCGTTAAATATTCAACAAGGTTGGGATAGAGCGTTTCGGGGCAGTGAAGAAAGGGTAGGACTGCACACGTGCTTTATAAACAGGACCGTGTAAGGACAATTTATCAAGTATTCCGCTGTAAATATGCTCCCTTGTCTAATTATATATCCAATTGACCCATTTAATTTATTCAGACTAAAAAAAGAGGGGGGAATGGGAAAATCACCCCAAAGCACTTAAGTGTGAACGCAAAGTGACAGAAATCAAAGACAGATTAGTATTCTTCACCACGTTCATTCACTAAAATGCTGGGTAACCACTTCATCCCCACCCAAATTCCAGGGCTTAAACGGTTCTGACAACGAAAACAAGCATGCCTGATTGTCTTATATCTTTCCGTTGTTGACAAATTCACCAGCCGGCGCAGAAAGTAACCGCGcaagagaaactgtcgtcttcTCTAATACCTCTGCAACACTCACAGAGTAAGACTTTTCTAAACTACAAATGTCAAAAAGCTAGATGTGGACACGTACATATAAGAGAATAAAACAGATTTTACTTGCCTGTCAGACTTGGTATGTTTCCGTAAAGCTTCTCTTGTCAAGTCCTGGAAGGATCTGAACGTCTGAGGTTCTGCCGAGATGCCTTGAGCTCGTCTCGTCCTGGGTCCAATGATCTGCGCGCTCGGCAACACCGATTGGCACTTGTGTAGTTTTCTCTTAAGATCATCTATCTCCTCTTCCTTCTCGACAAGCCGCCTCTCCATTTCTTTAATCCTCTCCTCTTTTAGCAGAAGAATCTTGGCGAAGTCTTCATCTAAATCGTTCATTTTGCCACACAAGAGAACTTTGACCTTGCTCTCGAGTGATGCTGGTGAAGTTCTGAGTAGATAGTTCGAACACGATTCTCTGATTTCCGGTGTGTCCAGATTAATTTTAACGGTAACTCAACAGGAAATGAAACAGCTCAATGGTAACCCTCCCAGGCTAATGGTTATATCTCATTCAGAAGGCACCTAGGCTCGCCTCTCTTCCCGTAGAGGGACGTCGCCACTCTGCTCCACAGCAGCACGCGCAGTGCGCAGCGTTCAGTCTTGAAACAGTTGGCGAGTGGGTAAGGTCTGAATGAACTGACCGGAGACGAAAACTACTTGAAAAGCATTTTCTAAAACCAGACAGGACGCCTAAAATAGCGTCATTTACCATATGATGTGATTGGTGACGTAGATTCATGTAACCTGAGCCAGTGCTTCAAGACAATGCTGTAGGTCTGATGGTATAGCCTCTTCATACGCATAACAGAGTCGATAGAAGGTTTATCGCAGAGCGCTGAAGCACCCAGCACATGAGTGCAATCAGTGCAAAAATATCTACTGCCTCTTAGATACCATTGAAAGCAAATATTACTCATGGACAACTgttacataa
The genomic region above belongs to Brachyhypopomus gauderio isolate BG-103 chromosome 3, BGAUD_0.2, whole genome shotgun sequence and contains:
- the prkg1b gene encoding protein kinase cGMP-dependent 1b isoform X3, which translates into the protein MGTLRDLQYALQEKIEELRQRDALIDELELELDQKDELIQKLQNELDKYRSVIRPATQQVHTHSVLQEHHRTKRQAISAEPTALDIQDLNQVTLPFYPKSPQSKELIKEAILDNDFMKNLEISQIQEIVDCMYPVEYDKESCIIKEGDVGSLVYVMEDGKVEVTKEGMKLCTMGPGKVFGELAILYNCTRTATVQTLTNVKLWAIDRQCFQTIMMRTGLIKHAEYMEFLKSVPTFQSLPEEILSKLADVLEETHYSDGEYIVRQGARGDTFFIISKGKVNVTQEDSRNDTPVYLRALGKGDWFGEKALQG